A window from Brucella sp. BE17 encodes these proteins:
- a CDS encoding porin, translating into MNIKSLLLGSAAAMVAASGAQAADAIVAPEPEAVEYVRVCDAYGAGYFYIPGTETCLRIHGYVRYDVKGGDNVYTGVDREGWDKSGRFALRVSTGSETELGTLKTFTELRFNYASNNSRIDDVYGNNSDGVNMRFAYIELGGLKVGIDESEFHSFTGYLGDVINDDVVSAGTYRTGKISYTFTGGNGFSAVIALEQGGDNDGGFNGLGDYAIDGYVPHVVGGLKYAGGWGSIAGVVAYDSVIEEWSAKVRGDVNITDRFSVWLQGAYASEESPDQNYGQWGGDWAVWGGLKFKATDKAVFNLQAAHDDWSKTAVTANVAYELVPGFTITPEVSYTKFGGEWKNYASEDDSFGGAIRFQRSF; encoded by the coding sequence ATGAACATCAAGAGCCTTCTCCTTGGCTCCGCTGCAGCCATGGTTGCAGCTTCCGGCGCTCAGGCAGCCGACGCAATCGTCGCACCAGAGCCCGAAGCCGTTGAATACGTTCGCGTTTGCGATGCATACGGCGCCGGCTACTTCTACATTCCCGGAACCGAAACCTGCCTGCGCATCCACGGCTATGTCCGTTACGATGTAAAAGGTGGCGACAATGTCTACACCGGTGTTGACCGTGAAGGCTGGGATAAGTCCGGCCGTTTCGCTCTGCGCGTCTCCACCGGTTCGGAAACCGAACTTGGTACTTTGAAGACCTTCACCGAACTGCGCTTCAACTACGCTTCGAATAACTCGCGTATTGATGACGTATATGGTAACAACAGCGATGGCGTTAACATGCGTTTCGCTTACATCGAACTGGGCGGCCTCAAGGTCGGTATCGATGAGTCGGAATTCCATAGCTTCACCGGTTACCTTGGCGATGTCATCAACGATGACGTGGTCTCCGCTGGTACCTACCGCACCGGCAAGATTTCCTACACCTTCACCGGCGGTAACGGCTTTTCGGCTGTGATTGCTCTCGAACAGGGTGGCGACAACGACGGCGGCTTCAACGGTCTGGGCGATTATGCAATCGACGGTTATGTGCCTCACGTAGTTGGCGGCCTGAAGTATGCAGGCGGCTGGGGTTCGATCGCCGGTGTCGTTGCTTACGACTCGGTCATCGAAGAATGGTCTGCCAAGGTTCGCGGCGACGTCAACATCACCGATCGTTTCTCGGTTTGGTTGCAGGGTGCGTACGCTTCGGAAGAATCTCCTGACCAGAACTACGGTCAGTGGGGCGGCGATTGGGCTGTCTGGGGTGGTCTGAAGTTCAAGGCAACCGACAAGGCTGTCTTCAACCTGCAGGCTGCGCATGACGATTGGTCCAAGACTGCCGTTACCGCAAACGTTGCTTACGAACTGGTTCCTGGCTTCACCATTACGCCAGAAGTCTCCTACACCAAGTTCGGTGGCGAGTGGAAAAACTACGCATCTGAGGATGATTCCTTCGGTGGCGCGATCCGCTTCCAGCGCTCGTTCTAA
- a CDS encoding BON domain-containing protein, with the protein MKSWFWPGLTLTAAMTSLALWFGVEQLEADIARRTSFTLAPFAWAGFDIEGRDVTLKGVAPDPATQKAAESALQNVPQIHQITDLTSVLPSASPYLFQITRNEDGLVLSGFIPENALRDKIMEAAEEIVLGSSLDDQMAIARGSWPQFADSALFALDVIKAMKEGEISLSDGALSVTGIATSADTFSQMTDLLTKPLPFGLKLQESNIAQP; encoded by the coding sequence ATGAAAAGCTGGTTCTGGCCCGGTCTCACCTTGACGGCGGCGATGACTTCGCTGGCTCTCTGGTTCGGGGTCGAGCAGCTTGAAGCGGATATCGCCCGCAGAACATCATTTACGCTGGCTCCCTTTGCCTGGGCAGGGTTCGATATTGAAGGCCGTGATGTTACGCTGAAGGGAGTAGCCCCCGATCCGGCTACACAAAAAGCTGCAGAATCGGCCTTGCAAAATGTCCCGCAAATCCATCAAATCACAGATCTGACATCGGTTCTGCCGTCGGCTTCTCCTTATCTTTTTCAGATTACGCGCAATGAGGATGGGCTGGTACTCTCAGGTTTTATTCCTGAAAATGCTTTGCGAGACAAAATTATGGAAGCAGCTGAAGAGATTGTTCTGGGCTCTTCGCTCGACGATCAAATGGCGATCGCGCGGGGAAGCTGGCCGCAATTTGCCGATTCAGCGCTGTTTGCTCTTGATGTGATCAAGGCAATGAAGGAAGGCGAGATAAGTCTTTCAGACGGTGCGTTGTCTGTCACAGGCATCGCGACGAGCGCCGATACCTTTAGTCAGATGACCGATTTATTGACCAAGCCGCTCCCTTTCGGACTGAAATTGCAGGAATCGAATATCGCGCAACCTTGA
- a CDS encoding 50S ribosomal protein L21 produces the protein MPSLIIQLAILIAVAFVIGCILGRVLRRRSKHISDAEQTIVAAALALPVEGGTPEATLPVSGKEKAKLSDEVDTLEKPVVPDAEVVGGELPAKDRAAGEFLAPEPVDEHRPPHLEVPRRGKPDDLTVITGIGKAVEGMLNEIGIFHYAQIADWSSDNSGWVERHIGFPRRIARENWIGQATKLVGASKKSGAARKPRAKKSPAKPRAKSVKTAQS, from the coding sequence ATGCCGTCGTTGATTATCCAACTGGCTATACTCATCGCGGTGGCTTTTGTGATTGGTTGCATTCTGGGCCGGGTGTTGCGGCGCAGAAGCAAGCATATAAGCGATGCGGAACAAACCATTGTGGCGGCAGCGCTTGCGTTGCCTGTAGAAGGCGGGACGCCCGAAGCCACGCTACCTGTCAGCGGAAAAGAAAAGGCAAAGCTTTCAGATGAGGTGGACACGCTGGAGAAACCGGTGGTGCCAGATGCCGAGGTTGTTGGTGGCGAGCTGCCTGCCAAGGATCGCGCGGCGGGCGAGTTCCTGGCACCTGAACCTGTAGATGAGCACCGACCGCCCCATTTGGAAGTGCCGCGGCGGGGAAAGCCTGATGATCTGACAGTGATTACCGGGATCGGTAAGGCGGTTGAAGGCATGCTGAACGAGATCGGCATTTTTCATTATGCGCAGATTGCCGACTGGTCCAGTGACAATTCGGGCTGGGTCGAACGCCATATCGGGTTTCCGCGTCGGATTGCCCGTGAAAACTGGATAGGACAGGCGACGAAGCTGGTTGGAGCTTCTAAAAAATCCGGTGCTGCGCGCAAGCCGCGTGCGAAAAAATCGCCAGCGAAGCCACGGGCAAAATCTGTGAAAACCGCACAATCCTGA
- a CDS encoding lytic transglycosylase domain-containing protein codes for MTSHKALLGISLFALALQPTFSLAQSSLPADAPVPLARPFAPDPAANSPINLVTPTPRPATPDPLITSSFSRVENPAALGGVLKPGLDALYVGDIANALAYRNGLPRGAVDRQILTWAIVTSGQSGVTSAEIARASTELPGWPGMAALQRANEKALLKENPSAATVLAGFGNKHPLTTEGMIVLARAYVAQGETAKAHKLIAPWWAKQRLSSDDEQKILKEFNAILTREDHQRRFLHAIYNNRLQSAKLLAGPAQAQSLYNAFAAVSQKTPNAEKAILAVDRSWQINPAYLFLKIRYLRRADRIDEATDLLLKAPQQAAFLVDPDAWWDERRILSRELLDLGKPELAYKLAAAHAAESPAHAAEAEFHAGWYALRYLKQPKLAAPHFEKIAAISSRPISASRAYYWLGRAAEAGSSSNAHDYYRRSAHFGTTFYGQLSAARLNEKAPELIYPKPSAHERTRFSARVPVQAIKRLEQIGYGPKAAPLYAQLAQEISSVGELTLLAVMAERNENHYLALRVGKLAAFRGLDVGALSHPLGAIPANANISGSGKALAYAIARQESEFNVGAVSKAGARGLLQLMPETAKSVATRNGIRFSAPKLTTDAGYNATLGAHFLGEQLDRFNGSYVLTFAGYNAGPRRASQWVEKYGDPRGKSIDEVVDWIERIPYSETRNYVQRVMENYEVYKARLTGRADIATDLVYGRR; via the coding sequence ATGACCAGTCATAAGGCGCTGCTTGGCATCAGCCTGTTTGCGCTTGCCTTGCAGCCTACCTTTTCATTGGCCCAGTCGTCTCTCCCTGCTGATGCGCCGGTGCCGCTTGCACGGCCTTTTGCGCCTGATCCGGCCGCAAACTCACCGATCAATCTGGTCACGCCGACGCCACGGCCTGCAACACCCGATCCTCTCATCACGTCCTCCTTCAGCCGCGTTGAAAATCCTGCCGCACTTGGCGGCGTGCTCAAACCTGGCCTCGATGCGCTTTATGTGGGCGACATCGCCAATGCACTCGCTTATCGCAATGGTTTGCCGCGCGGTGCAGTAGACCGGCAGATCCTGACATGGGCCATCGTTACATCCGGTCAAAGCGGGGTGACTTCGGCTGAAATTGCACGCGCTTCTACCGAATTGCCCGGCTGGCCCGGCATGGCAGCCCTTCAACGCGCAAATGAAAAAGCCTTACTCAAGGAAAATCCGTCGGCCGCAACCGTTCTTGCCGGTTTCGGTAACAAGCACCCGCTAACTACCGAAGGTATGATCGTGCTCGCCCGCGCCTATGTCGCGCAAGGGGAAACCGCCAAGGCTCACAAGCTCATCGCGCCGTGGTGGGCCAAACAACGCTTGTCATCTGATGATGAACAGAAAATATTGAAGGAATTCAATGCGATCCTCACTCGCGAGGATCATCAACGACGGTTTCTCCATGCCATCTACAATAACCGCCTGCAGTCTGCCAAATTACTGGCAGGTCCAGCACAGGCGCAATCGCTTTACAACGCCTTTGCTGCCGTCAGCCAGAAAACACCGAATGCCGAAAAGGCTATTCTGGCAGTGGATAGAAGTTGGCAGATCAACCCGGCCTATCTATTTCTAAAGATCCGATATCTGCGCCGCGCGGATCGCATCGATGAAGCAACCGATCTACTGTTGAAAGCCCCGCAACAAGCCGCATTCCTTGTCGATCCCGATGCATGGTGGGACGAACGGCGCATCCTGTCGCGCGAATTGCTCGATCTGGGAAAGCCAGAGCTTGCCTATAAGCTTGCCGCAGCCCACGCAGCCGAATCGCCCGCCCATGCTGCCGAAGCGGAATTTCATGCCGGTTGGTATGCGTTGCGCTATTTGAAACAGCCCAAACTTGCAGCACCGCATTTTGAAAAGATTGCGGCTATTTCCTCGCGCCCAATTTCCGCCTCGCGTGCCTATTACTGGCTCGGCCGCGCTGCAGAAGCGGGAAGCAGTAGCAATGCCCACGATTACTATCGTCGTTCCGCCCATTTCGGAACGACATTTTATGGTCAGCTTTCCGCAGCCAGACTGAACGAAAAAGCACCCGAACTGATCTATCCCAAGCCGAGTGCGCATGAACGTACGCGCTTTTCTGCCCGCGTGCCGGTGCAGGCTATCAAGCGGCTGGAGCAGATCGGATATGGCCCCAAAGCGGCACCGCTTTATGCCCAGCTTGCGCAGGAAATCAGCAGCGTTGGCGAGCTGACTTTGCTTGCCGTCATGGCCGAGCGCAACGAAAACCATTATCTGGCACTGCGTGTCGGTAAACTCGCGGCGTTTCGCGGGCTTGATGTTGGCGCACTCTCGCACCCGCTCGGCGCTATTCCGGCCAATGCCAATATCAGCGGATCCGGCAAGGCGCTGGCCTATGCCATCGCGCGGCAGGAAAGCGAATTCAATGTCGGCGCGGTCTCAAAAGCAGGCGCACGCGGGCTGTTGCAGCTCATGCCCGAAACTGCAAAAAGTGTCGCAACCCGAAATGGCATACGCTTTTCTGCACCAAAGCTTACCACCGACGCCGGTTACAATGCGACACTGGGCGCGCATTTCCTTGGCGAACAGCTCGACCGTTTCAACGGCTCTTATGTGCTGACCTTTGCGGGATATAATGCGGGACCACGGCGTGCATCGCAATGGGTTGAGAAATATGGCGATCCGCGCGGCAAATCCATTGATGAGGTCGTGGACTGGATTGAACGCATTCCCTATTCGGAAACGCGCAATTATGTGCAGCGTGTAATGGAAAATTATGAGGTTTATAAAGCGCGGCTGACTGGCCGCGCCGATATTGCAACCGATCTCGTTTACGGTCGGCGATAA
- the dapA gene encoding 4-hydroxy-tetrahydrodipicolinate synthase has product MLKGSITALVTPFDHEGAFDEKAFRAFVEWQIAEGSNGLVPVGTTGETPTLSHDEHKRVVEVCVEVAAGRVPVIAGAGSNNTVESIELAQHAEQAGADAVLVVTPYYNKPNQRGLYEHFSRVARSISIPLVIYNIPGRSIIDMTPETMGNLVRDHKNIIAVKDATGKIERVSDQRITCGKDFIQLSGEDATALGFNAHGGVGCISVTSNIAPRLCSEFQKACLSGDYAKALELQDRLMPLHKALFIEPNPSGPKYALSRLGRVENVLRSPMVSIEASTAEQIDQAMKHAGLVN; this is encoded by the coding sequence ATGCTGAAGGGCTCAATTACCGCGCTTGTCACGCCATTCGATCATGAAGGGGCGTTTGATGAGAAAGCTTTTCGTGCATTTGTTGAATGGCAGATAGCGGAAGGCAGCAATGGTCTGGTGCCGGTGGGTACTACTGGCGAAACGCCGACACTTTCGCACGACGAGCATAAGCGTGTCGTGGAAGTGTGTGTGGAAGTGGCCGCCGGTCGCGTACCTGTGATTGCCGGTGCAGGATCCAACAATACGGTCGAATCAATTGAGCTGGCGCAGCATGCAGAACAGGCCGGTGCCGATGCGGTGCTTGTTGTCACGCCGTACTATAACAAGCCAAACCAGCGCGGGCTCTATGAGCATTTTTCGCGGGTCGCGCGCTCGATTTCCATTCCATTGGTTATTTATAATATTCCGGGGCGTTCGATTATCGATATGACGCCTGAAACCATGGGTAATCTGGTTCGCGACCACAAAAATATCATCGCGGTCAAGGATGCGACCGGCAAGATCGAGCGTGTTTCCGATCAGCGTATTACCTGCGGCAAGGATTTCATCCAATTGTCCGGTGAAGACGCAACAGCATTGGGCTTTAATGCGCATGGCGGGGTAGGGTGCATTTCGGTGACGTCCAATATCGCGCCGCGCCTGTGTTCTGAGTTCCAGAAAGCCTGCCTGTCTGGTGATTATGCAAAGGCGCTGGAATTGCAGGATCGTTTGATGCCACTGCACAAGGCACTGTTTATCGAACCCAACCCATCGGGTCCGAAATATGCCCTGTCGCGTCTGGGGCGTGTTGAAAACGTTCTGCGCTCACCGATGGTGTCGATTGAGGCGTCAACCGCTGAACAGATCGATCAGGCCATGAAGCATGCGGGTTTGGTAAACTAA
- the smpB gene encoding SsrA-binding protein SmpB — protein MNKPKNSPVRKMIAENRKARFNYEILDTLEAGLVLSGTEVKSLRANQSNIAESYASFENGEFWLINSYIPEYTQGNRFNHEPRRLRKLLVSRREMARLFQSTTRDGMTVVPLKLYFNDRGRAKLELAVARGKKNHDKRETEKQRDWGREKARLLRDRG, from the coding sequence ATGAACAAGCCAAAGAATTCTCCCGTGCGCAAGATGATCGCGGAAAACCGCAAGGCGCGATTCAATTACGAGATTTTGGATACACTCGAGGCCGGTCTGGTTCTCAGTGGAACCGAGGTCAAGTCGCTGCGCGCCAACCAGTCGAATATTGCCGAAAGCTATGCCAGCTTCGAGAACGGTGAGTTCTGGCTTATCAATTCCTATATTCCCGAATATACGCAAGGCAATCGTTTCAATCATGAACCGCGTCGCCTGCGCAAGCTGTTGGTCAGCCGCCGCGAAATGGCGCGTTTGTTTCAATCGACGACGCGCGATGGCATGACGGTGGTGCCGCTAAAACTCTATTTCAACGATCGCGGCCGTGCCAAGCTCGAACTGGCGGTTGCGCGCGGCAAGAAGAACCACGACAAGCGTGAAACCGAAAAGCAGCGTGACTGGGGTCGCGAGAAAGCCCGCCTGCTGCGCGATCGGGGATAA
- a CDS encoding uracil-DNA glycosylase: MILEPSPDCAICPRLHDFIQEWRRKEPEWHNAPVRPFLPAHDNDVRLLIVGLAPGLRGANRTGRPFTGDYAGELLYSTLCEFGFAAGKFEARPDDSLHLLDAAIVNAVRCVPPENKPVGAEINNCRQFFSPLLTHFKNLRAVVTLGTIAHQSTVRALREPVAHHPFGHGHETDIGRLRIFSSYHCSRYNTNTGRLTDPMFRDIFRSARAYLNEKSA; encoded by the coding sequence ATGATTTTGGAACCCTCTCCCGATTGCGCGATCTGTCCGCGCCTACATGATTTTATACAGGAATGGCGGCGCAAGGAGCCTGAATGGCACAATGCGCCTGTCCGCCCTTTTCTCCCCGCCCATGATAATGATGTTCGCCTGCTGATCGTGGGCCTCGCACCCGGTCTTCGCGGTGCCAACCGCACGGGGCGCCCTTTTACCGGCGATTATGCCGGCGAGCTTCTTTACAGCACTTTATGCGAATTCGGTTTTGCCGCTGGCAAATTCGAGGCGCGGCCCGATGACAGCCTGCATCTTCTCGATGCGGCCATCGTCAATGCAGTTCGCTGTGTGCCACCGGAGAACAAGCCGGTCGGTGCCGAGATCAACAATTGCCGCCAGTTTTTCAGCCCACTGCTGACCCATTTCAAAAACCTGCGTGCCGTGGTCACGTTGGGCACCATCGCGCATCAATCGACTGTGCGCGCTTTGCGCGAACCTGTTGCGCACCATCCTTTCGGCCATGGCCATGAGACCGATATTGGCCGCTTGCGGATTTTTTCGAGCTATCATTGCTCGCGCTACAACACCAATACGGGCCGACTGACCGACCCGATGTTTCGCGATATTTTCAGAAGCGCTCGCGCTTATCTTAATGAAAAGAGCGCCTGA
- a CDS encoding NYN domain-containing protein: MFDSREKIALFIDGANLYAASKTLGFDIDYRKLLKAFQKRGYLLRAYYYTALVEDQEYSSIRPLIDWLDYNGYKVVTKAAKEFTDSTGRRKVKGNMDIELTVDAMQLTDTVDHFVIFSGDGDFRSLAEALQRRGRKVSVVSTLTTQPAMISDELRRQADHFIDLVSLKNEIGRDPSERPVRRQDDDNDDDY, from the coding sequence ATGTTCGATTCCCGCGAAAAGATTGCACTTTTTATTGATGGTGCCAATTTATACGCAGCCTCCAAAACCTTAGGGTTTGATATCGATTACCGCAAGCTTCTGAAAGCTTTTCAGAAGCGTGGCTATCTGTTGCGTGCTTATTATTACACCGCGCTCGTCGAAGATCAGGAATATTCCTCCATCCGCCCTCTGATCGACTGGCTCGATTATAATGGTTACAAGGTCGTCACCAAGGCTGCCAAGGAATTCACTGATTCCACCGGTCGCCGTAAGGTGAAGGGTAATATGGATATCGAACTGACCGTCGATGCCATGCAACTGACCGATACCGTCGATCACTTCGTTATTTTCTCTGGAGACGGTGATTTCCGTTCTTTGGCCGAAGCCTTGCAACGCCGTGGCCGCAAAGTATCCGTCGTTTCGACCCTGACTACTCAGCCCGCAATGATTTCCGATGAACTGCGCCGTCAGGCCGATCATTTCATCGATCTCGTATCGCTGAAGAACGAAATCGGTCGCGATCCGTCCGAACGCCCGGTTCGCAGACAGGACGACGACAACGACGACGACTATTGA
- the rpoZ gene encoding DNA-directed RNA polymerase subunit omega, whose amino-acid sequence MARVTVEDCVDKVENRFELVLLAGHRARQISQGAGITVDRDNDKNPVVALREIADETLSPDDLKEDLIHSLQKHVEVDEPEPTAPAQITSASDEFSGAVAEAGEDDVVTFDSMSEEELLAGIEGLVAPEKNDDF is encoded by the coding sequence ATGGCCCGCGTCACCGTTGAGGACTGTGTAGACAAGGTAGAGAACCGCTTTGAGCTGGTTCTTCTGGCCGGTCATCGTGCCCGTCAGATTTCCCAGGGTGCTGGGATTACCGTAGACCGCGACAATGACAAGAACCCGGTTGTTGCCTTGCGCGAGATCGCCGACGAGACGCTTTCGCCGGACGATCTGAAGGAAGACTTGATTCATTCGCTGCAAAAGCACGTCGAAGTTGACGAGCCGGAACCGACTGCGCCTGCACAGATTACCTCTGCTTCAGACGAATTTTCGGGTGCCGTTGCCGAGGCTGGTGAAGACGATGTCGTCACTTTTGACAGCATGTCGGAAGAGGAACTGCTGGCCGGTATCGAAGGTTTGGTTGCGCCGGAAAAGAACGACGATTTCTGA
- a CDS encoding bifunctional (p)ppGpp synthetase/guanosine-3',5'-bis(diphosphate) 3'-pyrophosphohydrolase, producing MMRQYELVERVQRYKPDVNEALLNKAYVYAMQKHGSQKRASGDPYFSHPLEVAAILTDMHFDEATIAIALLHDTIEDTTATRQEIDHLFGPEIGKLVEGLTKLKKLDLVSKKAVQAENLRKLLLAISEDVRVLLVKLADRLHNMRTLGVMREDKRLRIAEETMDIYAPLAGRMGMQDMREELEELAFRYINPDAWRAVTDRLAEILEKNRGLLQKIEKDLSEIFEKNGIKANVKSRQKKPWSVFRKMETKGLSFEQLSDIFGFRVLVDSVQDCYRALGLIHTTWSMVPDRFKDYISTPKQNDYRSLHTTIIGPSRQRIELQIRTRAMDEIAEFGVAAHSVYKDRGSDNNPHKISTETNAYAWLRQTIEQLSEGDNPEEFLEHTKLELFQDQVFCFTPKGRLIALPRGATPIDFAYAVHTDIGDSCVGAKVNGRIMPLMTELKNGDEVDIIRSKAQVPPAAWESLVATGKARAAIRRATRSAVRKQYGGLGIRILERAFERAGKAFSKDILKPNLPRLARKDVEDVLAAVGRGELPSTDVLKAVYPDYQDTRVTTQNSPAKTGEKGWFNIQNAAGMIFKVPEGKTDDSEAGLKTKAETKPGKRALPIRGTNSDLPVRFAPEGAVPGDRIVGILQPGAGMTIYPIQSPALTAYDDQPERWIDVRWDIDEGMHERFPARVSVSAINSPGSLAEIAQIIAGNDANIHNLSMVRTAPDFTEMIVDVEVWDLKHLTRIISQLKESASVSDAKRVNG from the coding sequence ATGATGCGCCAGTATGAGCTTGTGGAGCGTGTGCAGCGATACAAGCCGGATGTGAACGAGGCGCTTCTCAACAAGGCATATGTCTATGCCATGCAAAAACATGGCAGTCAGAAACGTGCCTCGGGCGATCCATATTTTTCGCATCCTCTGGAGGTTGCGGCCATCCTCACCGATATGCATTTCGATGAGGCGACGATTGCCATAGCCCTTTTGCACGATACGATTGAAGACACGACGGCCACACGGCAGGAAATCGACCATTTATTCGGCCCGGAAATCGGCAAGCTTGTTGAAGGACTAACCAAGCTCAAGAAACTCGACCTTGTTTCCAAGAAGGCAGTGCAGGCGGAAAATCTGCGCAAGCTGCTGCTCGCCATTTCTGAAGATGTCCGTGTGCTGCTGGTAAAACTCGCGGACCGTCTGCACAATATGCGCACGCTCGGTGTCATGCGTGAGGACAAGCGCCTGCGCATTGCCGAGGAAACCATGGACATCTATGCGCCGCTGGCCGGTCGCATGGGTATGCAGGATATGCGCGAAGAGCTGGAAGAGCTGGCCTTTCGCTATATCAACCCCGATGCTTGGCGTGCCGTCACAGACCGTCTGGCCGAAATTCTCGAAAAAAACCGCGGTCTTTTGCAGAAGATCGAAAAAGATCTTTCGGAAATTTTTGAGAAGAACGGTATCAAAGCTAACGTCAAGAGCCGTCAGAAAAAGCCGTGGTCGGTGTTTCGCAAGATGGAAACCAAGGGCCTTTCGTTCGAGCAATTGTCGGATATCTTTGGCTTCCGCGTGCTGGTGGATTCGGTGCAGGACTGCTATCGCGCGCTGGGGCTGATCCACACGACATGGTCGATGGTGCCGGATCGTTTCAAGGACTATATTTCCACGCCCAAGCAGAATGATTATCGCTCGCTGCACACGACCATTATCGGTCCCTCGCGCCAGCGCATCGAATTGCAGATCCGCACACGCGCAATGGATGAAATCGCCGAGTTCGGTGTGGCTGCGCATTCCGTCTATAAGGATCGCGGCAGCGACAACAATCCGCACAAGATCTCGACCGAAACCAATGCCTATGCCTGGCTGCGTCAGACTATCGAGCAGCTTTCGGAAGGCGATAACCCTGAAGAGTTTCTCGAACATACAAAGCTCGAATTGTTTCAGGATCAGGTGTTCTGCTTTACACCGAAGGGGCGGCTTATTGCGCTGCCACGCGGCGCGACGCCGATTGATTTTGCCTACGCGGTGCACACCGATATTGGCGATAGCTGCGTTGGCGCCAAGGTCAACGGACGCATCATGCCGCTGATGACCGAGCTTAAAAACGGCGATGAGGTCGATATTATCCGCTCCAAGGCTCAGGTGCCGCCTGCGGCATGGGAATCGCTGGTTGCAACGGGTAAGGCACGCGCAGCTATCCGCCGCGCCACCCGCTCTGCGGTGCGCAAGCAATATGGCGGTCTTGGCATCCGTATTCTCGAACGCGCCTTTGAGCGGGCCGGAAAGGCGTTTAGCAAGGATATTCTAAAGCCCAATCTGCCGCGTTTGGCACGTAAGGATGTCGAGGATGTTCTGGCGGCGGTCGGGCGCGGTGAATTGCCGTCCACGGATGTGCTCAAAGCCGTCTATCCCGATTATCAGGATACGCGCGTCACCACACAGAACAGTCCCGCAAAGACCGGCGAAAAAGGCTGGTTCAACATCCAGAATGCCGCTGGCATGATCTTCAAGGTGCCCGAAGGCAAGACGGACGACAGCGAAGCCGGGCTCAAAACCAAGGCGGAGACGAAACCCGGAAAGCGTGCTCTTCCGATCCGCGGTACCAATTCCGACCTGCCGGTGCGCTTTGCGCCTGAAGGTGCAGTGCCGGGCGACCGTATCGTCGGCATATTGCAGCCGGGCGCGGGCATGACGATCTATCCGATCCAGTCGCCGGCCTTGACCGCTTATGACGATCAGCCTGAGCGCTGGATCGATGTGCGCTGGGATATTGACGAGGGCATGCATGAGCGCTTTCCAGCGCGCGTGAGCGTGTCGGCGATTAATTCTCCGGGGTCGCTTGCCGAAATTGCCCAGATCATCGCTGGCAACGACGCCAATATTCATAATTTGTCTATGGTGCGCACGGCCCCCGATTTTACCGAAATGATCGTGGATGTGGAGGTATGGGACCTGAAACATCTCACCCGCATCATTTCGCAACTCAAAGAAAGCGCCAGCGTCAGTGATGCAAAGCGCGTGAATGGATAG
- the pyrE gene encoding orotate phosphoribosyltransferase has product MKTEDVLAVFREAGAILEGHFILTSGLRSPTFLQKARVFMHADKTEKLCKALAEKIKAADLGPIDYVVGPAIGGLIPSYETSRHLGVPSVWVERENGTFRLRRFDVAKGARVVIVEDIVSTGLSIRETIDCMKELGIEVVAAACIVDRSAGKADVGTRLISLAEYEVPAYPADDLPPELAAIPAIKPGSRNI; this is encoded by the coding sequence ATGAAGACTGAAGACGTGCTCGCCGTCTTCCGCGAAGCGGGAGCGATACTGGAAGGCCATTTTATTCTGACTTCGGGCCTCAGAAGCCCGACTTTCCTGCAAAAGGCGCGCGTTTTCATGCATGCCGACAAGACGGAAAAACTGTGCAAGGCATTGGCAGAAAAAATCAAGGCCGCCGATCTCGGACCAATCGACTATGTGGTGGGACCGGCGATTGGCGGGCTTATTCCGTCTTACGAGACGTCGCGACACTTGGGCGTACCATCGGTCTGGGTCGAGCGTGAGAATGGCACCTTCCGTCTGCGCCGCTTCGATGTGGCAAAGGGTGCGCGCGTGGTGATCGTGGAAGATATCGTTTCCACGGGCCTGTCGATCCGCGAAACCATTGACTGCATGAAGGAACTCGGCATCGAGGTCGTGGCAGCGGCCTGTATTGTGGATCGTTCGGCAGGCAAGGCGGATGTGGGAACACGGCTGATCTCACTTGCCGAATATGAAGTGCCTGCCTATCCGGCAGACGATCTGCCACCTGAACTTGCGGCAATCCCTGCCATCAAACCGGGTAGCCGTAATATTTAG